The Candidatus Binatota bacterium genome includes a window with the following:
- a CDS encoding sulfotransferase, with translation MGKTEPGLELQALLEEAELRAGGLTDLGDGPFVEPLQLFLASLEGEADLNEIGAMIARERILGHAVNRLRYVNDRKTFPEIARQEIVRPVFIIGMPRTGTTILHDILARDPANRAPMTWEVMFPSPPPEKASFDSDQRIQECAATFPDIDALIPGFKSMHPMGALLTQECVTMMGETMCTPLFHCQFRVPSYQDWVDQEADWSHVYDFHRRQLQHLQSFHERDRWVLKTGAHLWGLEHLLATYPDARIVFTHRDPVESMTSYASLTSLVRTMGSDEVDRVEIAADWTARLRRAVEHGLHVRETGDYPRARFYDMHFSDFVADQFGVVRDIYESFDLPMSDESALLMRAFIDDNPKGKHGEHHYTPGEFGVDPARVRHEFRHYIERFGLQPD, from the coding sequence ATGGGTAAGACCGAACCGGGGCTTGAACTGCAGGCGTTGCTAGAAGAAGCCGAGCTGCGGGCAGGCGGGCTTACCGATCTTGGTGATGGCCCCTTCGTAGAACCCCTCCAGCTATTCCTCGCCTCCCTGGAGGGCGAGGCTGACTTGAACGAGATCGGGGCGATGATCGCCCGCGAACGTATCCTGGGTCACGCGGTCAATCGGCTCCGCTACGTAAACGACCGGAAGACGTTTCCGGAAATCGCGAGGCAGGAAATCGTTCGGCCGGTTTTTATTATCGGCATGCCTCGCACCGGCACCACGATCCTGCACGATATACTGGCCCGGGATCCGGCCAACCGCGCGCCCATGACCTGGGAGGTGATGTTCCCTTCACCGCCGCCGGAAAAGGCCAGCTTCGACAGTGACCAGCGTATCCAGGAATGCGCCGCCACTTTTCCCGACATCGACGCCTTGATCCCCGGCTTCAAGTCCATGCACCCCATGGGCGCGCTGCTTACCCAGGAGTGCGTCACCATGATGGGCGAAACCATGTGCACGCCACTTTTTCACTGCCAGTTCCGGGTGCCTTCCTACCAGGACTGGGTGGACCAGGAAGCAGACTGGAGCCACGTCTACGACTTTCACCGACGCCAGCTCCAACACCTCCAGTCGTTTCACGAGCGAGACCGCTGGGTGCTGAAGACCGGCGCCCACCTGTGGGGCCTGGAGCACCTACTGGCCACTTACCCCGATGCACGTATCGTTTTTACCCACCGGGATCCGGTCGAATCGATGACCTCCTACGCCAGCCTTACCTCGCTCGTGCGCACCATGGGCAGCGACGAAGTAGACCGGGTTGAGATCGCGGCAGATTGGACTGCCCGCCTGCGCAGGGCTGTCGAACACGGACTGCACGTTCGGGAAACCGGAGATTACCCACGGGCCCGGTTTTACGACATGCATTTCTCGGATTTCGTGGCCGATCAGTTCGGCGTCGTGCGCGATATCTACGAGTCTTTTGACCTGCCCATGAGCGATGAAAGCGCCTTGTTGATGCGGGCGTTCATCGATGACAACCCGAAGGGAAAGCACGGTGAACACCACTACACGCCCGGGGAGTTTGGCGTTGACCCGGCCAGGGTCAGGCACGAGTTCCGGCACTATATCGAGCGCTTCGGGTTGCAGCCGGACTAG
- a CDS encoding phytanoyl-CoA dioxygenase family protein, with product MANRLYTNDDGSLKNETAAGQSAYAAAAAQRRGVDAQLVERLLAEVQQNGYVIIPELLPRQTMTELKAEVSPLLTHDGRNEFEGFKTRRIYSVIEKTLACNPLVDNPLILALLDTLLMNNYLLSQLQAISVYPGEIRQPLHHDDGFYPLSRPRAPVSAATIWAIDDFTADNGATLVVPGSHKWGDGQPDADSAELTPAVMPAGSVVFLLGTLWHGAGSNDSGQPRMAATAQYCEPWARQQENYSLAISRERARLCSPEIQSMLGYSLLFPFIGFVNGRHPKRLLE from the coding sequence ATGGCCAACCGCCTGTATACCAACGACGACGGCAGTTTGAAGAACGAGACCGCAGCCGGGCAGTCGGCTTACGCGGCGGCAGCGGCACAACGGCGCGGAGTAGATGCCCAGCTCGTTGAGCGGCTGCTGGCGGAAGTGCAGCAGAACGGCTACGTCATCATCCCCGAGTTGCTGCCCAGGCAGACCATGACCGAGCTCAAGGCCGAGGTGTCACCGCTGCTCACCCACGACGGCCGCAACGAGTTCGAAGGCTTCAAGACGCGCCGCATATACTCGGTCATCGAAAAAACCCTGGCCTGCAACCCGTTGGTTGATAACCCCTTGATACTGGCGCTGCTCGACACCCTGCTGATGAACAACTACCTGCTCTCGCAACTGCAGGCCATCAGCGTCTACCCGGGCGAGATAAGACAGCCGCTTCACCACGACGACGGGTTTTATCCGCTGTCCCGCCCGAGGGCACCCGTAAGCGCGGCGACGATCTGGGCCATCGACGATTTTACCGCCGACAACGGCGCGACCCTGGTCGTACCGGGAAGCCACAAGTGGGGAGACGGGCAGCCCGATGCCGACTCGGCCGAGCTTACCCCCGCAGTCATGCCCGCGGGCTCGGTCGTGTTTTTACTGGGCACGCTCTGGCACGGCGCCGGCTCAAACGACAGCGGCCAGCCGAGGATGGCCGCCACTGCGCAGTACTGCGAGCCGTGGGCGCGGCAACAGGAGAACTACAGCCTGGCGATCTCGCGGGAAAGAGCGCGGCTGTGCAGCCCCGAAATCCAGTCCATGCTCGGCTACAGCCTGCTTTTTCCTTTCATCGGCTTTGTTAACGGCCGCCATCCAAAACGGTTGCTCGAATAG
- a CDS encoding metal-dependent hydrolase, which translates to MKRLAGRLGRPQSNRVNDSYRYLPKNVGEIVVRPFAFEFPEDLDPLWVPANPVRSHFFNGVSLTMPYLEPYLVQTSREAAELIDEPLLLEDMKAFDGQESRHYECHRRLNKLLRDNGYSEFAQVEQRLKASYARLSKRSLRTRLAYSAGFETMTNGFTTWIIGKRRSLWRGAERHVTSFWLMHMLEEAEHKTVAFDAYMAYSGKYLPRAFGVLHGSLHVLGYGLIGMFTALKKDGRLRRPGDLARLVREMCALAWNVAPFLLHGLSPWHNPRDFKDTDWMLEWIAAYKKLPEGELIPLVDTSDPEMPVPF; encoded by the coding sequence ATGAAAAGGCTCGCGGGTAGGCTTGGCCGACCACAGAGCAACCGTGTGAACGATTCTTACCGGTACCTGCCCAAGAACGTTGGCGAGATCGTCGTTCGCCCGTTCGCCTTCGAGTTTCCCGAGGATCTCGATCCGCTGTGGGTTCCGGCCAACCCGGTGCGCTCGCACTTTTTCAACGGCGTGTCGTTGACCATGCCCTACCTCGAGCCCTACCTGGTGCAGACGAGTCGTGAGGCCGCCGAGCTCATAGATGAGCCCCTCCTGCTCGAGGACATGAAAGCGTTCGACGGCCAGGAGTCCCGCCACTACGAGTGCCACAGGCGCTTGAACAAGCTGTTGAGAGACAATGGCTATTCCGAGTTTGCCCAGGTCGAGCAGCGGCTGAAGGCGTCTTACGCCAGGCTTTCAAAGCGCAGCCTGAGAACGCGGCTGGCCTACAGCGCCGGCTTTGAAACCATGACCAACGGGTTTACGACCTGGATTATAGGCAAGCGGCGCTCCTTGTGGCGCGGGGCCGAGCGTCACGTGACCTCGTTCTGGCTCATGCACATGCTCGAAGAGGCCGAGCACAAGACCGTGGCCTTCGATGCCTACATGGCTTACTCGGGCAAGTACCTGCCGCGGGCCTTCGGCGTGCTGCACGGGTCTTTGCACGTGCTGGGCTACGGGCTCATTGGTATGTTCACGGCGCTTAAAAAAGACGGCAGGCTGCGCCGGCCTGGCGACCTGGCCCGCTTGGTTCGTGAAATGTGCGCGCTGGCCTGGAACGTGGCACCTTTCCTGTTACACGGCTTGTCGCCCTGGCATAATCCGAGGGACTTCAAGGACACCGACTGGATGCTCGAGTGGATAGCCGCTTACAAGAAGCTGCCCGAGGGGGAGTTGATACCGCTTGTAGATACCAGCGATCCGGAGATGCCGGTTCCTTTCTGA
- a CDS encoding isomerase translates to MDRLQRIAIANGLLVVMAAMLAGFMLIFSLIGGWELWPGNIVSFSVYGTSEGWVRAHSGGAMNGILLVVIGLALPKMGLSEKRQRLMVYGFMAVAWGFTAFYWLGNAAGNRGLSFGTNQLGNSDVFGILGFIFGALPVFLVMYLLVIAAKGLLKDSN, encoded by the coding sequence ATGGACAGGCTTCAAAGAATAGCGATAGCAAACGGCTTGCTGGTGGTAATGGCGGCGATGCTTGCCGGTTTCATGCTGATTTTTTCTCTCATCGGCGGGTGGGAACTGTGGCCAGGTAACATCGTGTCCTTCTCGGTTTACGGGACCAGTGAAGGCTGGGTAAGAGCCCACAGCGGTGGTGCCATGAACGGCATCCTGCTGGTGGTCATCGGCCTGGCCCTGCCGAAGATGGGCCTGTCCGAGAAGCGGCAGCGGCTGATGGTTTACGGCTTCATGGCCGTGGCGTGGGGTTTTACTGCCTTTTACTGGCTCGGCAACGCGGCGGGTAACAGGGGGCTGAGCTTCGGGACAAACCAGCTCGGTAACAGCGATGTCTTCGGGATACTGGGTTTTATTTTTGGAGCGCTGCCGGTGTTCCTGGTCATGTACCTGCTGGTGATAGCGGCCAAGGGCTTGTTGAAAGACAGTAACTGA
- a CDS encoding MBOAT family protein, whose amino-acid sequence MRFDSAEFLFFLGAVLALHWIVPTRRALLIGASYAFYSSWNPPFLLLLLASTALDYSVGRRLQRTDDPTRRRAWLLLSLLGNLGVLGYFKYVNFFLDNLVALGTLSPGWADPLRVHTAIPLGISFYTFQTISYSIDVYRRKIEACEDPMDFALFVSFFPQLIAGPILRAAEFLPQLRRHRLPGRTQVLDGVELCLVGLFKKIVIADSFALVVDRCFGAPELYSGEALLIAIFAFSAQIYCDFSGYTTMARGMAKLLGFELPENFLFPLLAGNPIDYRRGWHMTMGNWFRDYLYRPLGGDRGTRARVVFNTVLTWMAFGLWHGASWNFVVWGMYNGLLLAAYRLLKSGDLLPDRSRLATAIGYLSMPFFVAFANVFFRAQSIDSALLMLSRITTWAPGDNAVHLAWAAGLALLYAWHWGNKKAWPGPHLSRLAWPARAVYLGGFLWVLMLFAGSGQPFYYFQF is encoded by the coding sequence GTGAGATTCGATAGCGCAGAATTCCTGTTCTTCCTCGGCGCGGTGCTCGCCCTGCACTGGATAGTGCCCACGCGACGCGCGCTGCTCATCGGCGCCAGCTACGCGTTCTACTCGTCGTGGAACCCGCCGTTCCTGCTGCTCTTGCTGGCATCGACGGCGCTGGACTACTCGGTGGGCCGGCGCCTGCAGCGCACCGACGACCCGACGCGACGGCGAGCCTGGCTCTTGCTCAGCCTGCTGGGCAACCTGGGCGTGCTCGGCTACTTCAAGTACGTCAATTTTTTCCTCGACAACCTCGTCGCGCTGGGCACTCTCAGCCCTGGATGGGCCGATCCGCTGCGCGTGCACACCGCCATCCCTCTCGGCATATCGTTCTACACCTTCCAGACGATCTCTTACTCGATCGACGTCTACCGTCGCAAGATAGAGGCCTGCGAAGACCCCATGGATTTTGCCCTGTTCGTGTCCTTCTTTCCCCAGTTGATAGCCGGTCCGATACTGCGCGCCGCTGAGTTTCTACCGCAGCTGCGCAGGCATCGCCTGCCGGGCCGAACGCAGGTGCTCGACGGGGTCGAGTTGTGCCTGGTGGGCTTGTTCAAAAAAATCGTTATCGCCGACAGCTTTGCGCTGGTGGTCGACAGGTGTTTCGGCGCGCCCGAGTTGTACAGCGGCGAAGCCCTGCTGATCGCGATCTTCGCGTTCTCGGCCCAGATCTACTGCGACTTCTCGGGCTACACCACCATGGCCAGGGGCATGGCCAAGCTGCTGGGCTTCGAACTGCCCGAAAACTTCTTGTTCCCGCTGCTGGCCGGCAACCCGATCGACTATCGACGCGGCTGGCACATGACCATGGGCAACTGGTTTCGCGACTACCTGTACCGCCCACTCGGTGGCGACCGCGGAACGAGGGCGCGCGTGGTCTTCAACACAGTCCTCACGTGGATGGCCTTCGGACTGTGGCACGGCGCGAGCTGGAATTTTGTCGTCTGGGGTATGTACAACGGCTTGCTGCTGGCGGCCTACCGCCTTCTCAAGTCAGGCGACCTGCTGCCCGACAGAAGCCGCCTGGCCACCGCGATCGGCTACCTGTCGATGCCGTTTTTCGTAGCCTTCGCCAACGTATTTTTTCGCGCACAGAGCATCGACAGTGCGCTCCTCATGCTTAGCAGGATCACCACCTGGGCGCCGGGCGACAACGCCGTGCACCTGGCGTGGGCCGCCGGCCTGGCCCTGCTCTACGCCTGGCATTGGGGCAACAAGAAAGCGTGGCCCGGCCCACACCTGTCGCGCCTGGCGTGGCCCGCACGCGCGGTCTACCTCGGCGGGTTTCTCTGGGTACTGATGTTGTTCGCCGGCAGCGGGCAGCCGTTTTACTACTTCCAGTTCTGA